The window CGCCACCGACCGCCTGCGCCTGGGCACGCTGGTGACCTCACCGAACTTCCGGCACCCGGTGACCCTCGCCAAGGAGCTGGTCTCACTCGACGACATCTCCGGTGGCCGGTTCACGCTGGGCATCGGCGCGGGCGGTTCCGGCTTCGACGCCACGACACTGTTGCGCGGCGACGAGGAGCCGTGGACGCCGCGCGAGCGGGCCGACCGCTTCGCCGAATTCGTACCGCTGCTCGACCGGCTGCTCACCGAGGACGCCGTGTCGTACGACGGCACGTTCTACTCGGCGCGCGAGGCCTACAACCTCCCCGGCTGTGTCCAGCGCCCCCGTCTGCCCTTCGCGGTGGCCGCCACCGGGCCGCGCGGTCTGAAGCTCGCCGCCGCGCACGGGCAGGCGTGGGTGACCACCGGCGACCCGAAGCTCTTCGAGTCGGGCACCCCCGAGCAGTCGCTCCATGCCCTTCGTGGCCAGCTGGAGAAGCTGGGCGCCGCCTGCGAGACGGCCGGCCGCGATGTGCGTGAGCTCGACAAGGTCCTGCTCACCGGCTTCACCCCGGACCGCGGCCGTCCACTGGAGTCCCTCGACGCGTTCGTCGACTTCGCGGGCCGCCACATGGAACTGGGCTTCACGGACATCGTGATCCACTGGCCCATCCCGGACTCCGACTTCGCGGCGGACGAGAAGGTCTTCGAGCACATCGCGATGGAAGCGGTAGCCCAGCTCGGCTGACGCCCGCTCCGGGACACGTCCGTCCGCCCACGCGCCCGAGGCCGCCTCGCTGGGATCGCTCCGGTGCGGACAGCGCCCCCTGGTCGGCCGCCCGAGCACCTGCCCGCGCGGCCGACCGCCCGACGTGCCCGACCGCCGCTCCGGTCGTCGCTCGGAAAGATCACAGAGCCGTCGTCTGCTCCGTGAAGGCGCAGGTGAGGGCACGGGTCACTCACCTGCGCGGACCGCCGCACGACCGTGCACGCGGGTACGCGAGAATGGCGGCGTGACCTCAGCGACCCGACGGCCCGGGACCCCGGCCTCCCCTCTCCCGCCCCGCCTGATCGCCACGGATCTCGACGGCACCCTGCTGCGCGACGACAAGTCCGTATCACCGCGCACGGTGGCCGCCCTGGCCGCCGCCGAGGACGCCGGCATCGAAGTCTTCTTCGTGACCGGGCGCCCGGCCCGCTGGATGGACGTCGTCAGCGATCACGTCCACGGTCACGGCCTCGCCATCTGCGGAAACGGCGCCGCAGTGGTCGATCTGCACGGCGGCCCCGGCGCCCACCGCTTCGTCAAGGTCCGGGAACTGGCGCGGGAGAACGCGCTCGACGCCGTGCGGCTGCTGCGCGACGCCGCTCCGGGCACCCTCTTCGCCATCGAGCAGACGTACGGCTTCTACCAGGAGCCCGCGTACCCGAAGCTGCACATGGAGGCCCCTGACGCCCTCGCGCCCGCCGAGAAGCTTCTGGCGTCGGACGCTCCGGGTGCCGATGAGCCGGTGCTCAAGATCCTCGCCTACCACCACGAGATCGCTCCGGACGACTTCCTCATGACCGCCCGCCTGGCCATCGGTGACCGGGCCGACGTGACCCGGTCCAGCCCCAGCGCCCTCCTGGAGATCAGCGGGCCCGGCGTATCGAAGGCCAGCACCCTCGCACTGTGCTGCGCCGAGCGCGGTATCTCGCACGAAGAGGTCGTCGCCTTCGGTGACATGCCGAACGACGTGGAGATGCTCACCTGGGCGGGCACGTCGTACGCGATGGGCAACGCGCATCCCGACGTGATCGCCGCCGCGTCCGGGCGTACGGCCGCCAACACCGAGGACGGCGTGGCGGTCGTGATCGAACGGATCCTCGCGGAGCACCGGTAGGGCCCTCCGGCTCCCTCAGCCGTCAGCCTCCCCGGGGGCTGACGCCCTGGAGCTGGACCCCCCGTCGGGCGAGCCACTCCCGCGGATCGATTCCCGAGCCCAACTGCGGTGTCAGGCGCACCTCGAAGTGCAGATGAGGTCCGGTCGAGTTGCCGGTCGTGCCCGACTGGCCGATCCACTGCCCCGCGGCCACCCGCTCCCCCTGGTCCACCGTGGCGGCGGCCAGGTGGGCGTACTGCGTGTAGTAGCCCCCCGCATGTTCCAGCACGACCTCGATGCCGAACGGGCCGCCGCACGACACCTTCACCACCCGCCCTGCACCCACCGACCGCACCGGCGTGCCGATGTCCACCGCGAAGTCCTGGCCCGTGTGCCGGCTCGCCCAGCGGTCACCGCCGCTGCCGAACCCGGCGGAGAGCCCGTACGTCTCCACCGGCGCGACCCACGGCTGGGTGAAGGCCGTTCGCGGCTGGTCGAGCCGGACGGAACCCCGGCAGGCACCGGCGGCGACCGAGGCGTCCGCCTGCCCCTGGAGCGTCCACTGGGCCTCCTCCAGTCTCCGCTCGATACCCCGCTTGATCTCGGCGAGTTCGCCGTTGCGCCGTTCCAGCGCCTGCCAGGCCGACGCGGCCTTCGCCTCGTCGGCGGAGAGCCGGTTCTCCGCCCGGCGGCTCTTGCTGACCGCGTTGTTGAGCGCCAGATCCGCCTGCCAGACGGCCCGCTGCCCGCGCATCAGCTCCTCAGGGCTCTCCGCGAGCAGCATCTGCGCGGTGTGCGGAAGCCCTCCGCCGGTGCGGTACTGGGCCCGTGCGATGCGGCCGAGGTCGCCGTGCAGTGCGGCGATGTCCTGCCGCTCCCGTTCGAGAAGCCGCTCCAGCCGCTGCGCCCGGCCCCGCTGCACCTCCGCCTCGCGGCGGCCGGTTTCGTACTGCTGTGTCGCCAGTGACGCCTCCTCGTACAGCCGCACGACCTCGGCGCCGACCCCACCGGAGCCACCGCCATCGCCCGCGGCCGTCGTGGGCCTGGCCACCAGGACGGCCGTCGCGCACAACAGCACCAGGACGAGCGGGGGGTGGCGACGGCGTGAGCGCATGAATGGATCGTGTCGCGCGAGGACGGCTCCGGTCCTGTTCAAGTCGTACACCTGGGGGACCGGTCGTCACGGATGGACCAGTGCGCTGAGCCGAACAGGGGTCCCCGGAACCCCACTTCGGCTCGTCGGTGCGCACGGCTGCACGCAGCGCGCCTGGTTCAGAACGGCGCTTCCCAGACCACCGACGTA of the Streptomyces aurantiacus genome contains:
- a CDS encoding LLM class flavin-dependent oxidoreductase encodes the protein MSLRLSTVILPYLRWHEGGRSTWQRAEQLGFHTAYTYDHLSWRTFREGPWYGAVPTLTAAAGATDRLRLGTLVTSPNFRHPVTLAKELVSLDDISGGRFTLGIGAGGSGFDATTLLRGDEEPWTPRERADRFAEFVPLLDRLLTEDAVSYDGTFYSAREAYNLPGCVQRPRLPFAVAATGPRGLKLAAAHGQAWVTTGDPKLFESGTPEQSLHALRGQLEKLGAACETAGRDVRELDKVLLTGFTPDRGRPLESLDAFVDFAGRHMELGFTDIVIHWPIPDSDFAADEKVFEHIAMEAVAQLG
- a CDS encoding Cof-type HAD-IIB family hydrolase yields the protein MTSATRRPGTPASPLPPRLIATDLDGTLLRDDKSVSPRTVAALAAAEDAGIEVFFVTGRPARWMDVVSDHVHGHGLAICGNGAAVVDLHGGPGAHRFVKVRELARENALDAVRLLRDAAPGTLFAIEQTYGFYQEPAYPKLHMEAPDALAPAEKLLASDAPGADEPVLKILAYHHEIAPDDFLMTARLAIGDRADVTRSSPSALLEISGPGVSKASTLALCCAERGISHEEVVAFGDMPNDVEMLTWAGTSYAMGNAHPDVIAAASGRTAANTEDGVAVVIERILAEHR
- a CDS encoding M23 family metallopeptidase — protein: MRSRRRHPPLVLVLLCATAVLVARPTTAAGDGGGSGGVGAEVVRLYEEASLATQQYETGRREAEVQRGRAQRLERLLERERQDIAALHGDLGRIARAQYRTGGGLPHTAQMLLAESPEELMRGQRAVWQADLALNNAVSKSRRAENRLSADEAKAASAWQALERRNGELAEIKRGIERRLEEAQWTLQGQADASVAAGACRGSVRLDQPRTAFTQPWVAPVETYGLSAGFGSGGDRWASRHTGQDFAVDIGTPVRSVGAGRVVKVSCGGPFGIEVVLEHAGGYYTQYAHLAAATVDQGERVAAGQWIGQSGTTGNSTGPHLHFEVRLTPQLGSGIDPREWLARRGVQLQGVSPRGG